TTCTTTGGGAACATTTCTTGCAGCTAGCCCAATGACAATGGCATTATCGCCTGCAAGTACTAAATCAATGATAATGATACTTAATAATACAGTCCAAAAATCTGGAGTAAACAGTTCCATGTATAACACTCCTTGAAACTTATTTCAATTGTTAATTTAGTTTGTCCAAATAAAAAACGATCATCTACCTAAATATATGGTAATGATCGTTAATGATTATTTATTTTTTATACTTTATTTAAATTTCTTTAAATTTTTCAATGATTTCTTTTCTTTCTTCTTCTGAACCTTCAAAATTTTGTGAAGAAAAACGCTTATTCACCCAATCCATTAAAGCAGGTCTGCTTAAAAAGTCATGCGTATCCTCGCCCCATTGATCGGAAATTTCACGTAAGATGATATGTCTGCCGTTAACTTCAACATTCATCATATTCCATTTATCTTTTTTATAAATTTGGTGTTTTTTTATCATAAGGGATATCTCCATTCTAATAAACTTGAGCATTATTATATCACGATTGTTTTTTAAATGCATATTTGGATTGCAAAAATTGGAATTAAATTTACTTTTCTACCCCAAACAAAACCTTCATTTCTGGCTAAGAAAAAGCACTAGAAATTGGAAATATATATTGAAAACTGAAAATTATATCTGTATAATTGACTTAATCGTCCTAGGTGACGAAACACTTTTTACGTTTTATGGAGGTATGCAATTTGAAAGGTTCAGTTAAATGGTTTAACGCAGAAAAAGGTTATGGTTTTATTCAAGTTGAAGGTGGAGACGATGTTTTTGTACATTTCTCTGCAATTCAAGGCGACGGATTTAAAACTTTAGATGAAGGTCAAGAAGTTGAATTCGAAATTACTGAAGGTGACCGTGGTCCTCAAGCAGCTAACGTTGTTAAGTTATAAGTAATGTTAGGAGCTTCGAGGAAGGCGTTTTATCCGTTAGTCACTTTAAATAAACATATAATTACTTAATTAAAAGTATTAGAAGTATGGAAGAGTGAATAACAGGATGCATTTCACAAAAAGAGCATAAGTCGAAGCCATGCTTATATAAAATACAATGTTCTAGCGAAAAAAACAGCTTTGAATGTTCGTTCATTGCTGTTTTTTTGTATTTCACTTTTATAGTTTGCTCTATACCGCAACATCTCTTTTTTTGAAGACATATTGTGAAATAAATATAAACAAAATAAAATATACAACTAAAACTCCGATAGAGAAACCTAAACTCATTCCTTCAAACTTGGGATCATTTCCATTTAAATATTGTCTTAAATCAGTGTTAGAGTATAAAAAATATTTTCCAAATTGATAATTTAATTGACTTAGAATACTCACCACTGAAGAACTAAAAAAGTGGATAACAATAGACAAAATAATTGATAAAACGCTACTTCTAAAAATAGATGAAATCATGAATGAAAACGTAACGGTCATGATCAATTCAATACTTGTAAATCCATAGTTTTGTAAAATAGAACCTAATGAAATTTCACTATTTGCTGATGCTGATCCGAGAAAAAGATATCCAATCATAATAGAAGAGATGAGATTTAATAAGATTAGAAACGCAATGTATAATAAAATGGCTACATATTTAGATGCTAATATTTTTGTTCTGCTAACTGGTCTAATTAATAATAATTTGATTGTCCCGTTTGAAAATTCAGAAGCAACAATACTTGAAGCAACAACAATAGCATAGATGGCAATAATGGAAGTAAGAATACTGCTTAAGTCTGCAAAAGCTACCCAACTAAACCCAAAGTCTCTTACTACTAGAGCCATAATTAGTTGTATAAAAAGTAGCAACCCTATCATTACCCAAGTCTGAACTTTTTTATATAATTTCATGTTTTCATTACGAACAAGATTAAGCATTTTTGAATAACTCCTTTATAACTTAAGAATACTATCTTCTTATCAAATTAATTTGTTAATTCTAAAAATTGATCTTCCAATGATTTAGAAGTGGAGTGAATACTGTATACTAAAACTCCTTCTTGTACTAGAACCATATTGATTTTTGGAACATCCTCACGATTTATTTGAATAATAAATCCATTTTTAAGTTTTTCTATTTCATTATCTTCATATTGTTGTGTTATGAATTGGATTGCTTTTTCTGGTTGATCCACCTCGAAAACAACTTGATTTAGTTGCTGTGTTGGTTCCTTTAAAGACTTTACATCAATGATTTTTCCTTCTTTAATAATAGCTACACGATCACACATTAACTCCA
The window above is part of the Chengkuizengella sp. SCS-71B genome. Proteins encoded here:
- a CDS encoding cold shock domain-containing protein; the protein is MEVCNLKGSVKWFNAEKGYGFIQVEGGDDVFVHFSAIQGDGFKTLDEGQEVEFEITEGDRGPQAANVVKL
- a CDS encoding ABC transporter permease, with translation MLNLVRNENMKLYKKVQTWVMIGLLLFIQLIMALVVRDFGFSWVAFADLSSILTSIIAIYAIVVASSIVASEFSNGTIKLLLIRPVSRTKILASKYVAILLYIAFLILLNLISSIMIGYLFLGSASANSEISLGSILQNYGFTSIELIMTVTFSFMISSIFRSSVLSIILSIVIHFFSSSVVSILSQLNYQFGKYFLYSNTDLRQYLNGNDPKFEGMSLGFSIGVLVVYFILFIFISQYVFKKRDVAV